The following is a genomic window from Mya arenaria isolate MELC-2E11 chromosome 4, ASM2691426v1.
TAGTTTTTGCTACTCGACTGAGGTTAATCATCCAGAACATATACTTACTTTGCCTGGTGGTTGCATGACTGTCAGCCttgataaaacaacataatatgaTATATGCTTGTAGTTACCTTAAGACGTTCGCGTGTGCTTTTTAGAATATGTCTGCTCTTCTGCAGATTAGTTTCAGCTAGTTCATGGCGCTTTCGTTGGCACGTTAGATGTATGCATATTAATGTATTTCTGTGAATGATTTCATCGTACCTCGGGGGCTTTAACATCTTCTGCTATAGATAGATGCTAGCATCACAGGTATGACGCTGTGTCTCCTGTTGAATGTTTGTTAGGTAAGGTGTTCATTAGTTTGTCTCTAAACTAGATCACAGTCAATGTTTGACGTCCGTGTTTGTCCTTTTATGTGAAAGAGGTCCTATTTTGATGCTTTACTGCACTTTACTACTTGTAAGTCTTCCAGTTGATTTGATTTTGGCTCTAGTCCAATTTTACCTAATACACGGGAAAGTGCGAAGTTAAGCACTTTATAATCAGGCACTAATGATACGCAGAGGTGCCATGATAATCGAATACTTTGTAGACGACTTAACAAAGGAATACTgtagaataaaaaaatcttatccTCTTAAAGGGGAGGAAAAAGCTATAAAGTATCTTATTTGTCCAGTGCATGTCTCGAAGAATTAACTAAACAACGTGCAGTAACAATAATTGTAATTCTTTGCCAAATTGTTGCAGAGTTGTCTCCCCTTAAATGATGAATGATCAAGATTGTCAAGAGTGTAACTTGGtaactattgaaataaattgagtGAAACTTTGAACACTGTTGAAAGATAACATAGGAAGCATTACACAGCAAGGAATATTAACTCTTTAAGCACGTCACATTCGTACAAGTATTCCTCCATGgactttcattttctttaaacaaagtgTGTCTGAAGCATAACTCAGACTAATGGAAGATAGTGAATGTAAAACTTTGAACATTGAAATATGACATTGAGATGTCGGGAAAAGGCAGAAATTGTATCTTTAAGACGCATTAAAGTTAAGTCATCTTTCATTTCAACAAACACACTGTATTAAAAGCCATACTCTGAAACAACgctaaaatttcaatgaaactatGCAGATTGGTTATTGACCTTGCTTTAGTGTGTACTGCGTAGGAATTAAACCTCTTGGTTCCACTGTTGCGAACTTATATCCCCTTATACTCAATCCCCCCAACCCCTGTACTCCATTTTCCCGCAAATACATAGCgtataaaatctaaaattacTAAACgaagttaaataaaattaacaacacTGTGCACTAGTTATCTCTCggttttattttgacattaaatacCTTGAACAAAGTTGGCATGCTACagaatgtatttgtttcataactcaataaaattattatttaataacttgATTACCTCGTAAAACATTGCacaatatttgaatgtaatCATAGACGCTATAAGAATTTTATTGGATAAGGAAACTCAAGGGTGAAAATAGCAGCattaaaaatcatgaaatatacGTGATGCATGGagcaaaataaatagtttaaacataatatattttataacgatCGTTAacaaagttatgataacttatacttaGGCACTCGAGCTAGCAAGATGTTGCGcgatagtgtggtcttgtgttgtgggggaaaaccgaagaacccggagaaaaccaacTCATCCGGCCATGAAATGGTTTACAAATTCGAAACAGTTTGTTGCATCGTTTTACAAAATGTCGTCCTGTTGAAGTTTTGGCTAAGGATTGCATTgttaaaatacaatcaaatctaaaatattcCACCCTGATGTTAGAATTTTGAAGTTAACGCTGGTTCCCAATATATCGAAATTCAATTTTCTgccattattaatttattgaatgaaGTTGTTACTGCTAAGAAACTTTAATAACAGCACTTGTAGTATAGGCGTTTACATCACTCGACAGTGCAAAATGCTAACAAGTAAGTCATTTAACACCTTATACAGCTGTAAGAACTTAGACTGAATTTTAACTATCTGAGTAGTGAGATTGcatggtttaaaatataatactttCGTTTCGATCCAAAGAATACATGCGAAAGTCGAAAATAATGTTCACCTATATGTGTTAACCTATACGAAGTTGACTTTTAATATTGCACCGTCTGCTTGaagaaaatgtaatttaagggGATCGTTTGAAAATCGTCTTCATCACGAGAGAGTGAAAATAGAAGTAGACGAACAGTCTGGGGAACCATGTTATTAAGTGATCATAACCAGCAAGTGTTATTATACGACAAAACTGCCAGTTGGGTAACGTCATGTAATTCTTTTACAGCTTAGtatgtgttaaaacaatattttaaaaatgatgtaatCCTGAGGTCGCGGgtaaatttccattttattatacGTATCCAGTTTTAGCGCATTGACTTTTTAGGAGAAACATAAGATGTATATTTTACTACCactatttgataattattgacaaaatcATGCATGACTTCAAATGCACACCGGTCAAGAAATTAAAGACACATTTTGCAAACCAAAGAGTTGGAAAAGCAGCAAATACGGttcttgatattattttaactcATCCAAAAACACACTAAATACTTTTGCAAGCCAGCCAGTCAAACACGTTTGTGTTAGAATGTCATTCGTGctctatttaaaacatattagcTCCAAAAAGCCTTGTGCCCAAATGAATGGCAAAATCGAATCAACAATTTATTGTAATGTGTGTGGCTTTCTTCAATTTTAGGAATTTATTTGCATGAAGTAAAAGTGAGGGTACAATGGTAACAACAATGAGGTCATTCCAGTAATGAAGtcacaatttttcaaatattttgctttgcaAAGATATCATCAAAAAAATAGATACATAATTGATTGGACAGTTTTAAGTAAGGTGTTTTGGCACAATTTTGATACTTTGATGAGCTTTTGAGTTTCGAAAAACtaagattttaaacaaaacactgATTAAAGGTATATGTAGGACCTGAAACAGTTATGCTGTGGCTGCATTTAGACATCTGTAATTGTCAAAAAGAATGTGATACCATCCCAGTGTTAATAAGAGTATCTGCTTCAATCTCATTTCGTTCCAAAAGGAATAATTTATCAGTGTTGTTCATGGAGAGAAGTTACGATCTCATTGGGAATACGCTTTCAAGAAAATTTCGGTGACGTTGCTTAGTGAATTACAGTTATTATTCCACGACATTAAGCGTTAACTAGACCATTAAATCGAAATTTCCTCTTGTCgtatattgtattgaaaataacattctagtTCTAGATGTATTGTTCTGGACCACTTGCGAGTAAGgaatgtaacatttatattaaaccACCTTATGTTATTTGAATGCATTGCAATACGACCATAAAATATATCcttatatgtttgttatgcgCGAACCGTACTGAGATGTGTATCtgtttgtttcttgtttctaattttatgttctatgtctttggcgtttagtcccagtgccattaaaccgggtttatgtttaaaccttttttgctaccgagcttgtttctgtagcttttcgcatgaATATTAAATTTAGATATAAGGTTAGATATTGAGATAAAGTTAAGAGTTTTGAATTGAATCACGCAATCTGTTAGAGTATTAAGGTATGAAATACATTGGTTTATAACAGTCGTGTGTTATGCAACGGTTTGTAAATGCTTCCAAAAAAGAGTATTTAAAGATCACATTTTTTTAGGAAATTAATGGGTTTAATGtgtcaaacatttattgaatgaagGCGCATGAACACATatgcatacaaaataaatatacacagCTGGGATGTTTACAGCTTAAATCATACATTTAATCGGATACTCTTAAGTAGTAATTCAAAATCGGTACTACAGCAATAATATGACAATACTGTATTAAACACTGTATTAAAGACATGTATTAAATGCAATACTTTTTGTGCACTTAGTTTCATCTTACTGTATTCAcaaaaatcaatgcatacacctTTCGGTTACAACTTTAAGGCCCGATTCACAAAAACAACTTAGGGCAATTATACAATAAAGATGGTATGTGAACATATCATTATCGTGTACAATGGACGtttgttaacaaataatttCCATCTTCTTCATTATTTAACGacatgaataaattaataaacgtTTTCTAGCAAATTAAAATGTCAGCCTGTGTTCAATCGCAAGACGATGCGATGAAAAATCTCATATTTGCCAAACAGCTACGAAACAGTAGAACAGTTGCCATATTGTGTCTAtacttaaacaacatttaacatacaCGCACCATTAGTTAAATTTCTGAACAGATTCGTAGCAATGTTTGCAATTCTAGTTACATATTCCCTTAGAACTTACATTCATTTAGTACATACCGGGCTCCACAAACATAACCCAAGCCATTTTTATACCCATTTCAAATCATAACTTTGCCCAATTTTCATTTCCTTAACTATAATACCGTTTCAACATATAATAGCATAACTTTACATATCTATCATCGGAAGGATTCCAAACTTCAAACCAGAATTTAAGAGATATTTTGGAAGCATACAATTCTACTGAATAAGCTAGCATATTACCCATAATTACAAGCATTCAACATCAAGTATTGAACCCAGTGTTATCTGCCGATCTTTTTGTTTACTTTCGTTGCATTTATAGATATGGTCTTAGAAACGAAACAGgaaagaaatagaaataaaagaacATGCGTATAAATGGTATTGGTACATATCTGATAAAACCAAAATGTAACATAATAGTGTTTTATAACATTGGATCATATAATAGAGTTTTCATGTTACCTTATGGAAATGGAAACAAAGAACATGCATTGTCATTACTGGTATTCAGATAAACTAATTAGTGTGTGTTGCCATATAAaagatgtttgttaaaaatatctAATGTGATAACTTTGTTTGCGTTTCCAATGGTAACATTGCgaaatttaattacatttattttaatgcagtGATAATTTGACAACTGAGCTTTCTCCGTATTTCTTCCGAGAGTTAATCCTTGTTTTTGCTAGACGAAACAAAAGGTGATGCAAGCCGATCAGCGTGTTGAAAAAGAAGTCCTGAAAACTGCAGATTCCGAGGGGCAACATAACAAAGCAGCCTCTTATATAACATTGTGACAGAAACAGAACAAGCCTTTCAAGTATGTtcactaaaatatgttaaagcttATTACAGATTTTCCAAACACGTGGTTTTGGGTTGGTAGCGCAGGACCAGGACACATTATTTAGCGATGGCTTAAGAGGCGACAAGGTAAACTTATAACCGCTTAGTTGTGTATAAAATAAGTTCCTTCACATTTAAGGTCCAGTATTTCCTCCCTGAACGATGAGGCTGCACGGGCTACTAAGAAACTGAACGAGGCGAGCAAGCTTCTGAGAAAGGTTCGCGAGGACCTTTCCCTGCAGATAACAAACCTGATCAATCTGACAAGTCTTCTGCAGCGAGGGGACGAAGAGCTGAAGAATGACTTTAACACCATTCGACGGCATGAGATAAATTCCCAGCTTGTCAGAGAGGCCATTATTGCAGGTAAGTGTGAAGGTTGTAAATATAGCgacatgaaataaaagtagCCATTCTTCGTCAAAATACGTCCGTtccaatataatatatagagtatcacaaaacaaaagatatacaaaatatatgtggTCTTACTTAGTGCGGATCTTATAATGCTCCTAATAATGTCTCTAGTGTGTTTCTAAACATTGGTTATATAAATCTGAATTACGATTGCCGTAGGTTTTTGTTGAATTCTAAGATAAGTAAACCATTCCAAAACCACACGGAATATTTCTTGATCTGATAAAACTGTTCAAAGAGTGCTGACAAGAAAAATTATTATCTATGAGAATACAATCGAACCAATCTAGATGTTGACAGGCAAGGTATCAAAATGGATGCTGTATTGACGTTTTCTGTGgctattatacaataaaacagatgcttgtaagaaaaaaaaacttagcTCTAAAAGAAGTTCCGTACATAACACATGGTAAAAGCCATCTTTGACAAAATAACTTTTGAGACAATTGCGTTGAAGTGAACCattgaattattaatttcaaaacgtATTGATAGCATACACGGCGACACaagcatttaaacaataatgatgTCAATTTACACGCCAATCAGATCTGAAACAAAAGTACATACAGATTTCCAGCCATCGTAAATACTCGACCTTGCGTTTACTGCTCATCTTGATATATCCATGTAACGATTTGTTGTGGCATTCATGATCACTTCATGCgttttcttataaaacatttcCTCTATGTctttgtgtgtatgtttgttttttttccaacatTATTATAGGACTGATTTGACAGCTGCAATTTGATCAAATTGATTTTACCAGTCAAATGTAtcgtttttcaaacaaaacgtgaaataataatgtaatgtgGGCTACATATTGGGCCAAAATTCCAACTCGAAATATTCATATTTCGCTGGAAGAAGCATTTTACAGCAACCTGGCGCCTTTGTGTCATGGAAAGGTTTTATTAACATCTCTTTCTGATctaaatgaatgtaaaaataaGCTTAATAATGACCGATGATGTTCTGACCGATAATAATATAAGTGCACCGTTAGAAATGGCACGCGGAGAAATATTCTCGGATTTAAGTAGCCAAAATCAGACTTGTATAACAATTTATGGAGATCTGGCGTTTAAGTCACCAGTGTTGCTATTTGCATATTGGACATTGCGAAACCTCTTGCAGTTAATTGCGATTTAAGTTCCAAAAGAAAGGCTTAATAACTGCATAAAGATAACAAAGTAATATAGCTTTTCTATGACTAATGTGTTGCTTTTTGAATGCTTTTACTGAAAGCAAATACTGTATATTTCAGCCCTACAGAACCAATACAATTTCCTCCGTATGGGCCTACTCTCCCAGAATACGCATTTAAACGAACTGATTCGGACCACCTCGCGCCTCACAACCGCTATCATGAATACTGCACGTGGGGCACGTGGTATTGGTGACGTCCTTGACCTCAGGGCTGACGTCATGAATCAGACTCTCTATAACATCACCAAATTGATGCCCGGGGGATTCGAGCATGGTGCCTTCTTTGGTGAAAAGACAGGTAACACACTCcgtcaaaatatttaaaagctaATTTTAGGAAGCTTAAGTTAACAATCAAACTGTTTCTTGATTTAAgactgtatttaaaacaaacaaaaaacacaacacttaAGTGTACAAGAGTGATCCGTAAAGAGTCAGCATGCGGCTGTAGACAGTTCGCAATtaatttaatagaaatattcaatttcaaattcgTGCTTAAAAGAAGCAGAATCTCTCTTCGTACCCAAAGGAGTTTTGTGCGTTCTGGTCCATTCGGTTAGGTTTCATCGAATATACATTATTCATCAACATCAGTCGAAATATACCAATAATCCTAGGAGAGCGCATCTATCGCAATTTATCACTGGCAAGGATTGCTGTCGAACCCATGATGCTGTATTACGGCATAAATATACGGGATAAAATAAGCCTCATTAAACATATCGACAACATGCATAGCTCTTAAATCAATCAATTACTGATCATTTCCGTTGATATATACGAGGagttttttgtatgtattaatgCATGAATTTAGAGCATTTTGTAATAAAGACGAAAGTTAATACTATcggtttttcaaaaaaataaaataaacgtttgtgacatttaaagttaaacatatacaaaacaagGTTGATGTATAACTTAAGTTTccaatttaaatacatttagatTTTATTTGGTTATGCCCAACATATTTGTAAAGTTCGTATACGGAGCTTCTCTTTAGCTTACATTTTTTATCGATTCAGTTTTCTGTCCGCAACAACTCCGCAAGATTAGCGACAAGGGCATGAGTGTTGTGTGTGGTGTGGACGAGGGCCAGATCATGGTCGACCCCTACACGCCAGAAAAGATCTGGGTCATGTACAGCTTCACAAACATCAACGAAATATCACAATACACTTCAATTAGAAGTAAGTTAACTGGGTATTGGTACATTCAATCCTCCTATATATATATCCTATGAATAAATTGATATACATGATTTCCTGTTAGACACTAACAGCTAGCTGGTCGATGCTGTGAAATGTGTATCCTTTTTTCGTATTGCGGGCCGGAATTTGTATACTAATTATAGTTCAAACAGCTTATATAGAGGGATCGGTTGTAAGTGACAAACGTTTCCTTTTCTGTTTGTGGGAAcgacttattttttaaacagcCTATATCGAGGGACAAAATAGAACAAGCTTGAAGTGATACTAAATATCGGATATAACATCGCTTCTATCCCTCGATGtatactttgttgttgttttttatcaatcagttttatatttaagcaaTGTCGTCTAATTAGGATTATGATTGCActatttatatttctgttcCCTTTTGCAGGTTTGAAGTTCGAGCTGGTGGACAAAACGATCTCGTTACCTTTCTCTTGCGTGGGTACGGGTCACGTGGTTTTTAAGCATGCACTGTATTGCCAGAAAATGTTCACCAATAAAATAGTAAAGTACAGTCTCGCAGAGGCTCGCTTTCTAGGGGAGAGGCAGCTTGAACATGTCGGTGTACATGACACATTTCCTTACCAATCGGGCAAAAACAGTGACATCGATTTTGCCATTGACGAAACAGGTTTATGGGTAATTTATGCAACAAACTCATCAAACGGTTGTATTGTTATTAGTAAACTTAATGAAGATTTGTCGTTTGAGGACACGTGGGTAACTGAGATAACAAAGAAACACGTGGGTAATGCGTTCATTATATGTGGCATTTTGTACGCTACTAACGCATACGACGAAGTTCCTACGTTCATCAAATACACGTTTGACACACGCACAGCCAGAGGGAAGGTTTTAGAACCGGGGGTATTACCATTCAGGAATTCAGTGAGTGGAGATTATGCAAAAGTGTATGCACTTGACTACAACCCTTCCGATAAAGCCTTGTATTCTTG
Proteins encoded in this region:
- the LOC128232112 gene encoding noelin-3-like isoform X2 — protein: MSNRVKITCGHGAVLHIVDQHGNTLLTGETTSPADTPVIFQLNRSSISSLNDEAARATKKLNEASKLLRKVREDLSLQITNLINLTSLLQRGDEELKNDFNTIRRHEINSQLVREAIIAALQNQYNFLRMGLLSQNTHLNELIRTTSRLTTAIMNTARGARGIGDVLDLRADVMNQTLYNITKLMPGGFEHGAFFGEKTVFCPQQLRKISDKGMSVVCGVDEGQIMVDPYTPEKIWVMYSFTNINEISQYTSIRSLKFELVDKTISLPFSCVGTGHVVFKHALYCQKMFTNKIVKYSLAEARFLGERQLEHVGVHDTFPYQSGKNSDIDFAIDETGLWVIYATNSSNGCIVISKLNEDLSFEDTWVTEITKKHVGNAFIICGILYATNAYDEVPTFIKYTFDTRTARGKVLEPGVLPFRNSVSGDYAKVYALDYNPSDKALYSWNNGRVEIFPVSFVDDSDP
- the LOC128232112 gene encoding myocilin-like isoform X1; its protein translation is MGLSLVTFLLLLLLSSNAQVNVNAPEKCVFQYDMSNRVKITCGHGAVLHIVDQHGNTLLTGETTSPADTPVIFQLNRSSISSLNDEAARATKKLNEASKLLRKVREDLSLQITNLINLTSLLQRGDEELKNDFNTIRRHEINSQLVREAIIAALQNQYNFLRMGLLSQNTHLNELIRTTSRLTTAIMNTARGARGIGDVLDLRADVMNQTLYNITKLMPGGFEHGAFFGEKTVFCPQQLRKISDKGMSVVCGVDEGQIMVDPYTPEKIWVMYSFTNINEISQYTSIRSLKFELVDKTISLPFSCVGTGHVVFKHALYCQKMFTNKIVKYSLAEARFLGERQLEHVGVHDTFPYQSGKNSDIDFAIDETGLWVIYATNSSNGCIVISKLNEDLSFEDTWVTEITKKHVGNAFIICGILYATNAYDEVPTFIKYTFDTRTARGKVLEPGVLPFRNSVSGDYAKVYALDYNPSDKALYSWNNGRVEIFPVSFVDDSDP